A single window of Vigna unguiculata cultivar IT97K-499-35 chromosome 1, ASM411807v1, whole genome shotgun sequence DNA harbors:
- the LOC114180759 gene encoding omega-hydroxypalmitate O-feruloyl transferase-like has translation MGTSGQKSASPLSDLKVTIHETSTIFPSKQTEKKCLFLSNIDKVVNFDVETLHFFAANKAFSLQKVAEKLKKALEDVLVHYSFLAGRLRQNAETKRLEIDCNAKGAAFVVASCKHKLSELGDLAYPNPAFAKLVHKSKDKDLPLAVQLTSFDCGGFAMGFTTSHAAFDGLSFKTFLDNLAALAANKPMPVMPCHDRHLLAARSPPRVTFAHPELAELDYSPIASTESNVFDASKGPKSNFFDVSKGPESNVFDASKGTESNVFDASKGTKSNVFDASKGTKSNVFDVSKGTGSNVFDDSKGTESNVFDASKGTKSNVFDVSKGPESNVFDASKGTESNVFDASKGTKSNVLDVSKGPESNVFDASKGTKSNVLDVSKGPESNVFDASKGTESNVFDASKGTESNVFDASKGTKSNVFDDSKEKLDFRVFKLTPEDIVSLKEKAKGSTNDSNTGFNAITAHIWRCKALSAPYDPTRSSTVLFPVDIRSKLNPPLPEGFAGNAVLTAFATAKYEELEKGEFSRLVEMVKEGAERMNDEYVRSVIDRGELCDGFPRGDVLVSSWQRLGFEKVEYPWGKPKYCCPVVHQRKEIIHLFPPFVAGGDDGINLIVALPPKKLEKFENLFHTFLRSV, from the exons ATGGGAACCTCTGGCCAAAAATCTGCATCACCTCTCTCAGATCTGAAGGTGACAATCCACGAAACTTCAACCATTTTTCCATCCAAACAAACGGAGAAGAAGTGCTTGTTCCTATCAAACATCGACAAGGTAGTAAACTTTGACGTGGAGACGCTTCACTTCTTCGCAGCAAACAAAGCTTTTTCACTCCAAAAGGTGGCTGAGAAGTTGAAGAAGGCCCTGGAGGATGTTCTTGTTCACTATTCCTTCTTAGCCGGAAGGTTGAGACAGAATGCTGAAACCAAAAGATTAGAGATAGATTGCAACGCAAAAGGTGCTGCGTTTGTGGTGGCTTCATGTAAGCACAAGTTAAGTGAGCTTGGAGACTTGGCTTATCCCAATCCAGCTTTTGCAAAATTGGTTCACAAGAGTAAGGATAAGGATCTTCCACTCGCTGTGCAG CTAACATCCTTTGACTGTGGTGGCTTCGCAATGGGCTTCACAACAAGCCACGCAGCCTTTGACGGACTTAGCTTCAAAACCTTCTTGGACAACCTTGCTGCACTGGCTGCTAATAAGCCCATGCCTGTGATGCCCTGCCACGACAGGCACCTCCTGGCCGCACGATCCCCGCCACGTGTAACCTTCGCGCACCCCGAGTTGGCCGAGCTCGATTACTCACCCATAGCATCCACTGAGTCCAATGTCTTTGATGCTTCCAAAGGTCCTAAGTCCAATTTCTTTGATGTTTCCAAAGGTCCTGAGTCCAACGTCTTTGATGCTTCCAAAGGTACTGAGTCCAATGTCTTTGATGCTTCCAAAGGTACTAAGTCCAACGTCTTTGATGCTTCCAAAGGTACTAAGTCCAACGTCTTTGATGTTTCCAAAGGTACTGGGTCCAACGTCTTTGATGATTCCAAAGGTACTGAGTCCAACGTCTTTGATGCTTCCAAAGGTACTAAGTCCAACGTCTTTGATGTTTCCAAAGGTCCTGAGTCCAACGTCTTTGATGCTTCCAAAGGTACTGAGTCCAACGTCTTTGATGCTTCCAAAGGTACTAAGTCTAACGTCTTAGATGTTTCCAAAGGTCCTGAGTCCAACGTCTTTGATGCTTCCAAAGGTACTAAGTCCAACGTCTTAGATGTTTCCAAAGGTCCTGAGTCCAACGTCTTTGATGCTTCCAAAGGTACTGAGTCCAACGTCTTTGATGCTTCCAAAGGTACCGAGTCCAATGTCTTTGATGCTTCCAAAGGTACTAAGTCCAACGTCTTTGATGATTCCAAAGAAAAATTGGACTTTAGGGTTTTCAAACTAACCCCCGAAGACATTGTGAGCCTTAAGGAGAAAGCAAAGGGAAGCACCAACGACAGCAACACCGGGTTTAACGCTATCACCGCCCATATATGGCGGTGCAAGGCCTTATCAGCACCGTATGACCCAACGAGATCATCGACCGTACTATTCCCCGTGGACATACGCTCCAAATTGAACCCTCCGTTGCCGGAAGGCTTTGCAGGAAATGCTGTGTTAACGGCGTTTGCCACGGCGAAGTACGAGGAGTTGGAGAAGGGTGAGTTTTCAAGGTTAGTGGAGATGGTGAAGGAGGGTGCAGAGAGAATGAATGATGAGTATGTGAGGTCTGTTATAGACCGTGGAGAGCTGTGTGATGGGTTTCCACGTGGGGATGTTTTGGTGTCTTCGTGGCAAAGATTAGGGTTTGAAAAGGTGGAGTATCCGTGGGGGAAGCCCAAATATTGTTGCCCTGTGGTGCATCAACGAAAGGAAATTATTCATTTGTTTCCTCCCTTTGTCGCAGGCGGTGATGATGGGATCAACCTTATAGTGGCTCTTCCTCCCAAGAAATTGGAAAAATTCGAGAACCTCTTTCACACGTTCTTGCGTTCAGTTTGA
- the LOC114180524 gene encoding uncharacterized protein LOC114180524, translated as MRADTRMEPMLVRNKTKTMSLERIARVSKSREEQSKGRGCTGSCGDDEVAPYNQERVEVVVCQESSTLVYDTHRFTTQMKNLYATNNGTTSALESDGIQTKMVSKHSNSRVKEKVTALKSQLDEHNKRNEERDKRLDAIMNFFSQNYQGQLPPELTMFNPAPVFDQGSVPTNTTSSGHEENHM; from the exons ATGAGAGCAGACACGAGGATGGAGCCGATGTTGGTAAGGAACAAGACAAAGACGATGAGCCTAGAGAGGATAGCTAGGGTTTCAAAATCTAGAGAGGAACAATCTAAAGGTCGTGGCTGCACAGGATCTTGTGGCGATGACGAAGTTGCACCGTATAATCAAGAGCGAGTAGAGGTCGTTGTTTGTCAAGAGTCATCCACGCTTGTATATGACACC CATAGGTTCACAACTCAAATGAAAAATCTTTATGCTACAAACAATGGAACCACATCTGCTTTGGAATCCGATGGTATTCAAACCAAGATGGTATCTAAACACTCGAACTCTCGAGTAAAGGAGAAG GTCACTGCATTAAAGTCACAATTGGATGAACATAATAAACGAAATGAAGAACGTGACAAAAGACTTGATGCAATCATGAActtcttttctcaaaattatcaaGGTCAATTGCCTCCTGAGTTGACTATGTTCAATCCTGCACCG GTTTTTGATCAAGGAAGTGTGCCAACTAATACAACAAGTTCTGGACATGAGGAAAATCATATGTGA